In the genome of Desulfuromonas sp. DDH964, one region contains:
- a CDS encoding ABC transporter ATP-binding protein has product MPAALNIQDLRKSFAGTPAVAGISLQIARGEIFGLLGPNGAGKSTTINMVAGITRIDAGSIAVFGHDNRTEYRIARRLIGVMHQEIVIDNFFTIDQALRFHSGYYGVPDHPPWRRELIDRLGLGPHLHKTMIKLSGGLKRRFMVAKALIHRPPLLILDEPTAGVDVELRHTLWEFVREINQTGTTILLTTHYLEEAEQMCGRIAIMNHGEIVALDRTASLLSRLGNREIRVQLQQPLAALPPKLTDLGARLDKNGLCLDIPLQHGQGAGEALALLCHHGLAVADIETRSAGLEEVFLKLTGRGPNRER; this is encoded by the coding sequence ATGCCAGCTGCACTCAACATCCAGGATTTGCGCAAAAGCTTTGCCGGCACCCCTGCAGTCGCCGGAATCTCCCTGCAGATCGCCCGGGGGGAGATTTTCGGGCTGCTCGGTCCCAACGGCGCAGGGAAGAGCACGACCATCAACATGGTCGCCGGTATTACCCGGATCGATGCCGGCAGCATCGCCGTCTTCGGCCATGACAACCGCACCGAGTACCGCATCGCCCGGCGCCTGATCGGGGTCATGCACCAGGAGATCGTCATCGACAATTTCTTTACGATCGACCAGGCGCTCCGCTTTCACAGCGGCTATTACGGCGTCCCGGACCACCCGCCGTGGCGGCGGGAGTTGATCGACCGCCTCGGTCTCGGCCCCCATCTGCACAAGACGATGATCAAGCTCTCCGGGGGACTGAAGCGCCGCTTCATGGTCGCCAAGGCGCTGATCCACCGCCCGCCGCTTCTCATCCTCGATGAACCGACCGCCGGCGTCGACGTGGAACTTCGCCACACCCTCTGGGAGTTTGTCCGCGAAATCAACCAGACCGGTACCACGATCCTGCTCACCACCCACTATCTGGAAGAGGCCGAGCAGATGTGCGGCCGGATTGCTATCATGAACCATGGCGAGATCGTGGCTCTTGACCGCACCGCCTCCCTCCTCAGTCGACTCGGCAACCGCGAAATCCGGGTGCAACTGCAACAGCCCCTTGCGGCCCTGCCGCCCAAACTCACCGACCTCGGTGCCCGTCTCGACAAGAACGGCCTGTGCCTCGATATCCCCCTGCAGCACGGTCAGGGTGCCGGTGAGGCCCTGGCCCTCCTCTGCCACCACGGGCTGGC